In Curtobacterium sp. MCPF17_002, one genomic interval encodes:
- a CDS encoding reverse transcriptase family protein: protein MEFPGEADGARDAPTSPGSPRGTQYQQDDTPRAGRRAPRATPHGGTDRSSGNPTPLAVVAGALADAFLTAEHWSADDLTAAGYVVLGVERAYVGLAVATALETYPRPPIDAPRQLAAVLASAPRLVALHRSREDRRPVRVLARRATAVRSRPETASRLLVDTLPELARGLDLTVGRLLWLADTRAWNRRPGPSSPLHHHRHEWVRRPGRTPRLLEKPMDMLRRTQRTILDELLTVLPVHDAAHGFVAGRSVVTGAAVHTGQQVVLSADLTSFFANVTAPTVYGVFRSAGFAEPLAHVLTGICTHRVPPHVLTAMPAGGRPEERAALRRALADAHLPQGAPTSPALANTALRHLDARLAGWADSADAVYTRYADDLTFSGGDRLAGRAEAFLRGVDRIVADQGYRLNPGKTRVRRRGVRQSVTGVVVNERTASGRREVDRLHAVLHNAAEHGPASQNHAGHPDFRAHLLGRIGWVEQVHPGRARRLREEFARIAW, encoded by the coding sequence GTGGAGTTCCCGGGGGAGGCGGACGGCGCGCGAGACGCGCCGACCTCCCCGGGGTCACCCCGGGGCACGCAGTACCAGCAGGACGACACGCCCCGAGCGGGACGGCGCGCTCCGCGCGCGACGCCGCACGGAGGCACCGACAGGTCCTCCGGGAACCCCACGCCACTCGCCGTCGTCGCGGGAGCCCTCGCCGACGCGTTCCTGACGGCCGAGCACTGGTCGGCGGACGACCTGACGGCGGCCGGGTACGTGGTGCTCGGGGTCGAGCGGGCGTACGTCGGACTCGCCGTCGCCACCGCGCTCGAGACGTACCCGAGGCCACCGATCGACGCGCCCCGACAGCTCGCGGCGGTCCTCGCCTCCGCGCCGCGGCTCGTGGCACTGCACCGTTCCCGCGAGGACCGTCGCCCGGTCCGGGTCCTCGCGCGCCGGGCCACCGCCGTCCGTTCCCGCCCCGAGACCGCGAGCCGTCTCCTCGTCGACACGCTGCCGGAGCTCGCCCGCGGACTCGACCTCACGGTCGGTCGGCTGCTCTGGCTGGCGGACACCCGCGCGTGGAACCGCCGACCCGGACCGTCGAGCCCGCTGCACCACCACCGCCACGAGTGGGTGCGCCGCCCCGGTCGGACGCCGCGGCTGCTCGAGAAGCCGATGGACATGCTCCGGCGGACGCAGCGGACGATCCTCGACGAGCTCCTGACGGTGCTGCCGGTGCACGATGCCGCGCACGGGTTCGTCGCCGGCCGCAGTGTGGTCACCGGTGCCGCCGTGCACACCGGGCAGCAGGTCGTGCTGTCCGCCGACCTGACCTCGTTCTTCGCGAACGTCACCGCGCCGACGGTCTACGGCGTGTTCCGGTCCGCCGGGTTCGCCGAGCCGCTCGCCCACGTCCTCACCGGGATCTGCACGCACCGGGTCCCGCCGCACGTGCTCACCGCGATGCCCGCCGGCGGGAGGCCCGAGGAACGCGCGGCACTCCGCCGAGCCCTGGCGGACGCCCACCTGCCGCAGGGTGCGCCGACCTCGCCGGCGCTGGCGAACACGGCGCTCCGGCACCTCGACGCGAGGCTCGCCGGGTGGGCCGACTCCGCCGACGCGGTCTACACGCGCTACGCCGACGACCTGACGTTCAGCGGCGGCGACCGGCTCGCGGGCCGGGCTGAGGCCTTCCTGCGCGGAGTCGACCGCATCGTCGCCGACCAGGGGTACCGGCTCAACCCCGGCAAGACGCGGGTCCGCCGGCGCGGCGTCCGGCAGTCGGTCACGGGCGTGGTCGTCAACGAGCGCACGGCATCCGGCAGACGCGAGGTCGACCGGCTCCACGCCGTCCTGCACAACGCTGCCGAGCACGGACCGGCGTCGCAGAACCACGCCGGTCACCCGGACTTCCGGGCGCACCTGCTCGGACGGATCGGCTGGGTCGAGCAGGTGCACCCGGGGCGGGCGAGGCGGCTGCGGGAGGAGTTCGCGCGCATCGCCTGGTGA
- a CDS encoding acyl-CoA dehydrogenase family protein, which translates to MCPSEIPADDRYDDLIAPLRPVIERIAVDARERERDERLATEQLGWLVEAGFARWRTPVAWGGVGARLSDVLRAIAEIAEVDPNLAHVWRNHFSFVEDRVHAEGSAFDREIVGRLGNGEFVGGGWSESPNVSGADITTRITRDRDGVWRVTGRKFYSTGSVYARWITVLALDDTGDRFVALVDARDPGVLVGDDWDGFGQRVTGSGSVTYTDVAVPDERVLPYATRYPYQEQYYQSVMHAILVGIGRGALREGVEALRARARGHHNGTTADPTRDPELLGTIGTVAARVHAADAAFVASLALVDAAVDRHAELRAAGVDPSGDAALHAALERSWIAVAQAQTIVTDGVLDATTLVFDALGSSGTFRSLGLDRHWRNARTLSSHNPRVHKRRMVGDLLVNGTSPLHRA; encoded by the coding sequence ATGTGCCCGAGCGAGATCCCGGCCGACGACCGCTACGACGACCTGATCGCGCCGCTCCGCCCCGTCATCGAGCGGATCGCCGTCGACGCCCGGGAGCGTGAGCGCGACGAGCGACTCGCCACCGAGCAGCTCGGCTGGCTCGTCGAGGCCGGCTTCGCGCGCTGGCGGACCCCGGTCGCGTGGGGCGGCGTCGGTGCCCGACTGTCGGACGTCCTCCGAGCGATCGCCGAGATCGCCGAGGTCGACCCGAACCTGGCGCACGTCTGGCGGAACCACTTCTCGTTCGTCGAGGACCGCGTGCACGCCGAGGGCAGCGCGTTCGACCGCGAGATCGTCGGCCGACTCGGCAACGGTGAGTTCGTCGGCGGCGGGTGGAGCGAGTCGCCGAACGTCTCCGGCGCGGACATCACGACGCGGATCACCCGCGACCGGGACGGAGTGTGGCGGGTCACCGGACGGAAGTTCTACTCGACGGGCAGCGTCTACGCGCGGTGGATCACGGTGCTGGCGCTCGACGACACCGGCGACCGGTTCGTCGCGCTCGTCGACGCCCGCGACCCCGGGGTGCTGGTCGGGGACGACTGGGACGGCTTCGGACAGCGGGTGACCGGCAGCGGGAGCGTGACGTACACCGACGTGGCCGTGCCCGACGAGCGGGTGCTGCCGTACGCCACCCGGTACCCGTACCAGGAGCAGTACTACCAGTCCGTGATGCACGCGATCCTCGTCGGCATCGGCCGTGGGGCGCTCCGCGAAGGCGTCGAGGCCCTCCGGGCACGGGCCCGTGGGCACCACAACGGCACGACGGCGGATCCCACGCGGGACCCGGAGCTGCTCGGCACGATCGGCACGGTCGCCGCACGGGTCCACGCCGCCGATGCCGCGTTCGTGGCGAGCCTCGCACTGGTCGACGCCGCCGTGGACCGGCACGCCGAGCTCCGGGCTGCCGGCGTCGATCCGTCCGGGGACGCCGCACTCCACGCCGCCCTCGAGCGGAGCTGGATCGCGGTCGCGCAGGCGCAGACGATCGTCACTGACGGCGTGCTCGACGCGACGACCCTGGTGTTCGACGCCCTCGGTTCCTCCGGCACGTTCCGGTCCCTCGGCCTCGACCGGCACTGGCGGAACGCCCGGACCCTGTCGTCGCACAACCCCCGCGTGCACAAGCGCCGCATGGTCGGCGACCTGCTCGTGAACGGCACCAGTCCGCTCCACCGCGCGTAA
- a CDS encoding LLM class flavin-dependent oxidoreductase, producing MTSTPRSTIVAVPDAELAEAVARPRGIAGLAARIVASGATVVAIGTDRFDPERGRGHRLDPTTAALALGRALPSHGLLVAAAPTREHPYNVARRVLSLDHVLDARVGLVVGAHDHGLPATGEQHDPAEFAQVVRGLWRTWPLDSIVGDRETGRFADTDRIRTLDHDGGPDGYRVRGPLTTPSSRQGEPVLAVWHDVVHPGRAGGRSAADPAAWADATDLVLGGDAHPLAPLPAAADVPEPSRASRPTDGTTGGRPTLRDLLGLPVPAPVHA from the coding sequence GTGACCAGCACACCCCGTTCGACGATCGTGGCCGTGCCCGACGCCGAACTCGCCGAGGCCGTCGCGCGACCGAGGGGCATCGCCGGCCTCGCGGCACGGATCGTGGCCTCCGGCGCCACCGTCGTCGCGATCGGCACCGACCGCTTCGACCCGGAACGCGGACGGGGACACCGGCTCGACCCGACGACCGCGGCGCTCGCGCTCGGGCGGGCACTGCCCTCGCACGGGCTGCTCGTGGCCGCCGCCCCGACACGGGAACACCCGTACAACGTCGCCCGGCGGGTGCTCTCGCTCGACCACGTGCTCGACGCCCGCGTCGGCCTCGTCGTCGGCGCACACGACCACGGGCTCCCGGCGACGGGGGAGCAGCACGACCCGGCCGAGTTCGCCCAGGTCGTCCGCGGGCTCTGGCGGACGTGGCCGCTCGACAGCATCGTGGGCGACCGCGAGACCGGCCGGTTCGCGGACACCGACCGGATCCGGACGCTCGACCACGACGGCGGGCCGGACGGGTACCGCGTGCGCGGACCGCTCACCACGCCGTCGAGTCGGCAGGGCGAACCCGTCCTCGCGGTCTGGCACGACGTGGTCCACCCCGGCAGAGCCGGCGGCCGCAGCGCCGCGGACCCAGCCGCCTGGGCGGACGCAACCGACCTCGTGCTCGGCGGTGACGCGCACCCGCTGGCCCCGCTGCCCGCCGCGGCCGACGTGCCGGAGCCGAGCCGCGCCTCCAGGCCGACCGACGGGACCACCGGCGGACGTCCGACGCTGCGCGACCTGCTCGGTCTGCCCGTCCCCGCGCCGGTGCACGCATGA
- a CDS encoding LLM class flavin-dependent oxidoreductase yields MTSSADPDTGLILGVNLQGFGQRPAAWRTQDVEPTDLLTAGFWADLGRTAERGLLDMVFLADHPAYGDPNDRANGLLEPFVALGVIADATSHLGLVGTASTTYNDPVDLAERLLSLDTVAGGRLAWNAVTTYDRSVSANFGVATNPDRPERYARAGDFVDLVQALWRSAATGVPVVHHGEFVSYEGAIAVPPSAQGHPVVFQAGGSPHGRDLAARVAEGVFAVELTPEPAREHYRAVKQAAATYGRDPADVAIVPGLSLVLGSTEEEAQRRFDELESLAPDGYSLRALGTHLDADLTGLDPSAPIPAAILDREVDPVTYGPSLGYHETVVRWVRANNTSLRQVLRGFGGYGARIVVGTPEQAADTIEEWYRTGAADGFNLMIDEFPRGLETVVDELVPVLQRRGVFHRSYEDVTLRGRLAARRRAG; encoded by the coding sequence ATGACGAGCAGCGCCGACCCCGATACCGGACTCATCCTCGGCGTGAACCTGCAGGGCTTCGGCCAGCGGCCGGCCGCGTGGCGGACGCAGGACGTCGAACCGACCGACCTGCTCACCGCGGGCTTCTGGGCCGACCTCGGACGGACCGCGGAGCGAGGCCTGCTCGACATGGTGTTCCTCGCCGACCACCCGGCGTACGGCGACCCGAACGACCGGGCGAACGGGCTGCTCGAACCGTTCGTCGCCCTCGGGGTGATCGCGGACGCGACGTCGCACCTCGGGCTGGTCGGGACGGCGTCGACGACGTACAACGACCCGGTCGACCTCGCGGAACGGCTGCTGTCCCTCGACACGGTGGCCGGCGGCCGGCTCGCCTGGAACGCCGTGACGACCTACGACCGCTCGGTGTCCGCGAACTTCGGCGTCGCGACGAACCCCGACCGGCCGGAACGGTACGCGCGAGCCGGTGACTTCGTCGACCTCGTGCAGGCGCTGTGGCGCTCCGCGGCGACGGGCGTGCCGGTGGTCCACCACGGCGAGTTCGTCTCGTACGAGGGCGCGATCGCGGTGCCGCCGTCGGCGCAGGGGCACCCGGTGGTGTTCCAGGCGGGCGGGTCGCCGCACGGCCGTGACCTCGCGGCACGGGTCGCCGAGGGCGTCTTCGCCGTCGAGCTCACGCCGGAGCCCGCCCGCGAGCACTACCGCGCCGTGAAACAAGCCGCGGCGACGTACGGCCGAGACCCTGCCGACGTGGCGATCGTCCCCGGGCTGTCGCTCGTGCTCGGCAGCACCGAGGAGGAGGCGCAGCGACGCTTCGACGAGCTCGAGTCCCTCGCGCCCGACGGGTACTCGCTGCGGGCGCTCGGGACCCACCTCGACGCCGACCTGACCGGGCTCGACCCGTCGGCACCGATCCCGGCGGCGATCCTCGACCGCGAGGTCGACCCCGTCACCTACGGCCCCTCCCTCGGCTACCACGAGACCGTCGTCCGATGGGTGCGGGCGAACAACACCTCGCTCCGGCAGGTGCTCCGCGGCTTCGGCGGGTACGGGGCACGGATCGTCGTCGGCACGCCGGAGCAGGCCGCCGACACCATCGAGGAGTGGTACCGGACGGGTGCGGCGGACGGCTTCAACCTCATGATCGACGAGTTCCCGCGGGGCCTCGAGACGGTGGTCGACGAGCTCGTGCCGGTGCTGCAGCGGCGCGGGGTGTTCCACCGCTCCTACGAGGACGTCACGCTGCGTGGGCGGTTGGCCGCGCGGCGGCGCGCGGGGTAG
- a CDS encoding carboxymuconolactone decarboxylase family protein, with product MTDYLDREHDKTFTKVYKQQTPDILKAFVQFDESVFQAEGRAIPLKYRELIALAVGITTQCVYCIDGHSQRAVKAGADEAELAEAAWVATAIRAGGGFAHGRLGFKFGADAAPAPADAAPPAPAAAAPAAADAAATAPTPAAAPAAHTH from the coding sequence ATGACCGACTACCTCGACCGCGAGCACGACAAGACCTTCACGAAGGTCTACAAGCAGCAGACCCCGGACATCCTCAAGGCCTTCGTGCAGTTCGACGAGTCGGTGTTCCAGGCCGAGGGCCGCGCGATCCCGCTGAAGTACCGGGAGCTCATCGCCCTCGCGGTCGGCATCACCACGCAGTGCGTCTACTGCATCGACGGGCACAGCCAGCGCGCGGTCAAGGCCGGCGCGGACGAGGCCGAGCTCGCGGAGGCCGCCTGGGTCGCGACGGCCATCCGCGCCGGCGGTGGGTTCGCCCACGGACGCCTCGGCTTCAAGTTCGGCGCCGACGCAGCACCCGCGCCGGCCGACGCCGCGCCCCCCGCGCCCGCAGCAGCCGCCCCCGCAGCCGCCGACGCAGCAGCAACCGCCCCCACCCCCGCCGCCGCGCCTGCAGCGCACACGCACTAG
- a CDS encoding LLM class flavin-dependent oxidoreductase, with protein MPDRITLVTALQGAGWHPAAWRTAGPAATRLTSLRHWRDVVVEQDRLGVDAVTLEDSFTAGPVDATGDLDTRTVVGRLDALLVANAVAPATRAIGLVPTVSVTHTEPFHVATGLQTLDHVSLGRAGWRIQVSPTAREAALFGRREVPAWTGVPDAAATAPFFDEAREVAEVVSRLWDSWDDDAIIRDVASGRFIDRDRIHNAAFEGRFVSVHGASIVPRSPQGRPPVFALAHRSDAARFAVDAADVVLVTPGYAGREARDLLTEIRHLEEVAGSDVRRPVLADLAVLIGSSSAAAADELAALDTAAGTPYAVGSGSDTAVLATTVPELVDRIAALRDLGYAGVRLRPLRIPVDSTAIARQLVPALVTAGLRADVASRPTADLRTRLGIAPAVSRYAPSTQGVPA; from the coding sequence GTGCCCGACCGCATCACCCTCGTCACCGCCCTGCAGGGCGCCGGCTGGCACCCCGCCGCCTGGCGTACCGCCGGCCCGGCCGCCACGCGCCTCACGAGCCTCCGGCACTGGCGCGACGTCGTCGTCGAGCAGGACCGCCTCGGCGTCGACGCCGTCACCCTGGAGGACTCCTTCACCGCCGGCCCCGTCGACGCCACCGGTGACCTCGACACCCGCACCGTCGTCGGCCGCCTGGACGCCCTCCTCGTCGCGAACGCGGTCGCCCCCGCGACCCGCGCGATCGGTCTGGTGCCGACCGTCTCGGTCACGCACACCGAACCGTTCCACGTGGCCACGGGCCTCCAGACCCTCGACCACGTCTCGCTCGGGCGGGCCGGGTGGCGGATCCAGGTGAGTCCGACGGCCCGCGAGGCGGCCCTCTTCGGCCGCCGCGAGGTGCCGGCCTGGACCGGCGTGCCGGACGCCGCGGCCACCGCGCCGTTCTTCGACGAGGCGCGCGAGGTCGCCGAGGTCGTCTCGCGTCTCTGGGACAGCTGGGACGACGACGCGATCATCCGCGACGTCGCGAGCGGTCGCTTCATCGACCGCGACCGGATCCACAACGCCGCCTTCGAGGGCCGCTTCGTCTCCGTGCACGGCGCCTCCATCGTGCCGCGGTCGCCGCAGGGCCGGCCACCCGTCTTCGCGTTGGCGCACCGGTCCGACGCGGCCCGGTTCGCGGTGGACGCGGCCGACGTGGTGCTCGTCACGCCCGGGTACGCGGGCCGGGAGGCACGGGACCTGCTGACGGAGATCCGTCACCTCGAGGAGGTGGCCGGGTCTGACGTCCGTCGTCCGGTCCTCGCGGACCTCGCGGTGCTCATCGGGTCGTCGTCGGCTGCCGCCGCCGACGAGCTCGCCGCGCTCGACACCGCCGCCGGCACGCCGTACGCGGTCGGTTCCGGCTCGGACACGGCCGTCCTCGCGACGACCGTGCCGGAGCTCGTCGACCGGATCGCGGCGCTCCGTGACCTCGGGTACGCCGGTGTCCGGCTCCGACCGCTGCGGATCCCGGTCGACTCGACCGCCATCGCCCGGCAGCTCGTCCCCGCGCTTGTCACGGCGGGGCTCCGGGCCGACGTGGCGTCCCGCCCGACCGCCGACCTGCGCACGCGGCTCGGCATCGCCCCGGCCGTGAGCCGGTACGCACCGTCCACCCAGGGAGTCCCAGCATGA
- a CDS encoding NtaA/DmoA family FMN-dependent monooxygenase (This protein belongs to a clade of FMN-dependent monooxygenases, within a broader family of flavin-dependent oxidoreductases, the luciferase-like monooxygenase (LMM) family, some of whose members use coenzyme F420 rather than FMN.) yields the protein MSTKRQVHLAAHFPGVNNTTVWSDDRAESQIAFSSFEHFARNAERGLFDYLFLAEGLRLREQKGRVHDLDVVGRPNTLAILAALAGVTDHIGLVGTLQTTFNEPVELAKQLATLDHLTDGRAGWNVVTSSDAFHGANFRRGGFLEHADRYSRAAEFIELARELWDSWEEDAVVASGVFADRSRIHDVDHHGPQFDVTGTFPVPRSPQGHPVVVQAGDSDEGRDLAAAHAEVIFSLHTEFEDAKAYYDDITARLERFGRSKDELHILPASTFVLGDTPDDAAEKARAIQRAQVSPATAIAFLEQVWNRDLSGYDVDGPLPTIEPDLDGAAITRGRARHTRDVPALVQSWRDLAAAEHLSIRDLVIKVSTRGGFVGTPSHIAAEIDRYVQERATDGFVVVPHTNPYGLDEFVDTVVPLLQERGVYRESYVEGATLRETLDLPGTIRTAARAGVLA from the coding sequence ATGAGCACGAAGCGTCAGGTCCACCTCGCCGCGCACTTCCCCGGCGTCAACAACACCACCGTGTGGAGCGACGACCGGGCCGAGAGCCAGATCGCGTTCTCGTCGTTCGAGCACTTCGCCCGGAACGCCGAGCGCGGCCTGTTCGACTACCTCTTCCTCGCCGAGGGGCTGCGGCTGCGTGAGCAGAAGGGGCGGGTGCACGACCTCGACGTCGTGGGTCGTCCGAACACGCTCGCGATCCTCGCCGCACTCGCCGGTGTCACCGACCACATCGGGCTCGTCGGCACGCTGCAGACGACCTTCAACGAACCGGTCGAGCTCGCGAAGCAGCTCGCCACGCTCGACCACCTCACCGACGGTCGCGCCGGGTGGAACGTGGTGACGAGCTCGGACGCGTTCCACGGCGCGAACTTCCGGCGAGGGGGCTTCCTCGAGCACGCCGACCGGTACTCGCGCGCCGCCGAGTTCATCGAGCTCGCGCGGGAGCTGTGGGACTCGTGGGAGGAGGACGCAGTCGTCGCGTCCGGGGTCTTCGCGGACCGGTCCCGCATCCACGACGTCGACCACCACGGTCCGCAGTTCGACGTCACCGGCACGTTCCCGGTCCCGAGGAGCCCGCAGGGCCACCCGGTCGTGGTGCAGGCCGGCGACTCCGACGAGGGCCGCGACCTCGCCGCCGCGCACGCCGAGGTGATCTTCTCGCTGCACACCGAGTTCGAGGACGCCAAGGCCTACTACGACGACATCACCGCTCGGCTCGAGCGGTTCGGCCGGTCGAAGGACGAGCTGCACATCCTGCCCGCGTCGACCTTCGTGCTCGGCGACACCCCGGACGACGCCGCCGAGAAGGCCCGCGCGATCCAGCGTGCCCAGGTCAGCCCGGCGACCGCGATCGCGTTCCTCGAGCAGGTGTGGAACCGCGACCTGTCCGGGTACGACGTGGACGGTCCGCTGCCCACGATCGAACCGGACCTCGACGGCGCCGCGATCACCCGTGGCCGTGCCCGGCACACGCGGGACGTGCCGGCGCTCGTGCAGTCCTGGCGCGACCTGGCCGCAGCCGAACACCTGTCGATCCGCGACCTCGTGATCAAGGTCTCGACGCGTGGCGGGTTCGTCGGCACGCCGTCGCACATCGCCGCCGAGATCGACCGGTACGTGCAGGAGCGGGCGACGGACGGGTTCGTGGTCGTCCCGCACACCAACCCGTACGGGCTCGACGAGTTCGTCGACACGGTCGTGCCCCTGCTGCAGGAGCGCGGCGTCTACCGGGAGTCCTACGTCGAGGGCGCGACCCTCCGCGAGACGCTCGACCTGCCCGGGACGATCCGCACCGCCGCACGTGCCGGGGTGCTCGCGTGA
- a CDS encoding LLM class flavin-dependent oxidoreductase, producing the protein MTISSLAILVPGNFDDDAPAVGLEATLDLFATAERLGVDGAWVRHRHLEHGIGSAAVFLAAASQRTSAIELGVAVVPIGWESPFRLAEDFSLADVLSHGRIQVGLSTSSPHEDVLGDLVFDGDWRSFDRGYGRVSRFVENLRGHFLGAEDTVIQSPGNVQRPRLQPYAPGLVDRVWYGGGSLRSAAFAGSAGLNLLIGNLTSGEGTDDYGTAQRNQLAAYRAALPSGRRPRVAWGRCLVPTDSADRVSTERYRAWYESRLARQTAPQGPRRTLFSADLVGPADQIVEQLLQDPTLAEVDEFRVELPYEFAGDEYEQIVSDVVAKVAPALGWTAGAPATTATPATTATPAVVAA; encoded by the coding sequence GTGACGATCAGCAGCCTGGCGATCCTCGTGCCGGGGAACTTCGACGACGACGCACCCGCCGTCGGGCTCGAGGCGACGCTCGACCTCTTCGCGACCGCCGAACGCCTCGGCGTCGACGGCGCCTGGGTCCGGCACCGCCACCTCGAGCACGGCATCGGGTCCGCCGCGGTGTTCCTCGCCGCGGCCTCGCAACGGACGAGCGCGATCGAGCTCGGCGTCGCGGTCGTGCCGATCGGGTGGGAGAGCCCGTTCCGCCTCGCCGAGGACTTCTCGCTCGCCGACGTCCTGTCGCACGGCCGCATCCAGGTCGGGCTGTCGACGAGCTCCCCGCACGAGGACGTCCTCGGCGACCTGGTGTTCGACGGCGACTGGCGCTCGTTCGACCGCGGGTACGGCCGGGTGTCCCGGTTCGTCGAGAACCTGCGCGGTCACTTCCTCGGCGCGGAGGACACCGTGATCCAGAGCCCGGGCAACGTGCAGCGACCGCGCCTGCAGCCGTACGCCCCCGGTCTGGTCGACCGGGTCTGGTACGGCGGGGGATCGCTCCGCTCGGCGGCCTTCGCCGGGTCCGCCGGGCTCAACCTGCTCATCGGCAACCTCACCTCGGGCGAGGGCACCGACGACTACGGCACCGCGCAGCGGAACCAGCTCGCCGCGTACCGTGCCGCACTGCCCTCGGGGCGTCGGCCGCGCGTCGCGTGGGGCCGCTGCCTGGTGCCGACCGACTCGGCCGACCGGGTCTCCACCGAGCGGTACCGGGCCTGGTACGAGTCGCGGCTCGCACGCCAGACCGCGCCGCAGGGTCCGCGCCGCACGCTGTTCTCGGCGGACCTCGTCGGTCCGGCTGACCAGATCGTCGAGCAGCTCCTGCAGGACCCCACGCTCGCCGAGGTCGACGAGTTCCGTGTCGAGCTGCCCTACGAGTTCGCCGGTGACGAGTACGAGCAGATCGTGTCCGACGTGGTGGCGAAGGTCGCGCCGGCGCTCGGGTGGACAGCAGGCGCGCCCGCGACGACGGCCACGCCCGCGACGACGGCGACACCGGCGGTGGTCGCAGCATGA
- a CDS encoding ABC transporter permease has protein sequence MDSRRARDDGHARDDGDTGGGRSMTRYVLSRIGQAVLVLWAAWTISFFVLYVLPSDPARIMLGPDATDVTQAQLDALRHQYGLDQPVLVQYVQHLGALLSGDLGRSIGIGRPVTEVIGEAVGPTAQIAVAGLLLAIVFGGGLAVLATWTRNRALGQFLLQLPPVGVAVPGFWFALLLVQWFSFGLHVFPAFGGEGPASVVLPAITLALPTGATIAQLLSKSLVATLREPYIDTAYAKGAGRWRVQLRHALRNAALPALTVTGLIVGQLFSGTVVTETVFSRPGLGRVTATAVQGQDIPVVQGIVLVAAVVFVVANLVVDLVYPLFDPRVVLAGSRRKLREQDGAGPGATPDGADTASDTIRTDSKVVPA, from the coding sequence GTGGACAGCAGGCGCGCCCGCGACGACGGCCACGCCCGCGACGACGGCGACACCGGCGGTGGTCGCAGCATGACCCGCTACGTGCTCTCGCGCATCGGGCAGGCGGTGCTCGTGCTCTGGGCGGCGTGGACGATCTCGTTCTTCGTCCTCTACGTGCTGCCGAGCGACCCCGCCCGGATCATGCTCGGCCCGGACGCCACCGACGTCACCCAGGCGCAGCTCGACGCGCTCCGCCACCAGTACGGCCTCGACCAGCCGGTGCTCGTGCAGTACGTCCAGCACCTCGGCGCCCTCCTCAGCGGGGACCTCGGCCGCTCGATCGGCATCGGCCGACCCGTCACCGAGGTCATCGGCGAGGCCGTCGGCCCGACCGCGCAGATCGCTGTGGCCGGTCTGCTGCTCGCGATCGTCTTCGGCGGCGGGCTGGCGGTCCTCGCGACCTGGACCAGGAACCGCGCGCTCGGCCAGTTCCTGCTCCAGCTGCCCCCGGTCGGCGTCGCCGTGCCGGGCTTCTGGTTCGCGTTGCTGCTGGTGCAGTGGTTCTCGTTCGGTCTGCACGTCTTCCCGGCGTTCGGCGGCGAGGGTCCCGCCTCCGTCGTCCTGCCGGCGATCACGCTCGCGCTGCCGACCGGTGCGACGATCGCGCAGCTGCTCTCGAAGTCGCTCGTCGCGACGCTCCGCGAGCCGTACATCGACACGGCGTACGCGAAGGGCGCCGGGCGCTGGCGCGTGCAGCTGCGGCACGCGCTGCGGAACGCGGCACTGCCGGCGCTCACCGTGACGGGGCTCATCGTCGGGCAGCTCTTCTCCGGCACCGTCGTGACCGAGACCGTGTTCTCGCGCCCGGGCCTCGGCCGCGTGACCGCGACGGCCGTGCAGGGGCAGGACATCCCCGTCGTGCAGGGCATCGTGCTCGTCGCCGCGGTGGTCTTCGTCGTCGCGAACCTCGTCGTCGACCTGGTGTACCCGCTGTTCGACCCGCGCGTCGTCCTGGCCGGCAGCCGCCGCAAGCTCCGCGAGCAGGACGGCGCGGGCCCCGGCGCCACGCCGGACGGCGCGGACACGGCGTCGGACACCATCCGCACCGACTCGAAAGTGGTCCCCGCATGA